From one Pseudomonas sp. S35 genomic stretch:
- the hisS gene encoding histidine--tRNA ligase, whose protein sequence is MSKSLQAIRGMNDILPEQTPLWRYFENTVARLLDNYGYKQIRMPIVEFTELFKRSIGEVTDIVEKEMYTFEDRNGDSLTLRPEGTAACVRAVLEHGLTGAGQPQKLWYIGPMFRHERPQKGRYRQFHQIGLEVFNIDGPDIDAELIVLTWRLWGLLGIRDAVKLELNSLGTSESRGRYKVALVEYLSAHLDKLDEDSQRRLKTNPLRVLDTKNADTQAVLVDAPKMADYLDDESRTHFEGLKARLDAAGIPYVINPKLVRGLDYYSKTVFEWVTDKLGAQGTVCAGGRYDGLVEQMGGKPTTGVGFAMGIERLILLLETLEQVPEEISRQVDVYLCAFGEAAELAALALSEKVRDQLPNLRLQINAGAGSFKSQFKKADKSGALYALILGDDELAQQVIGFKPLRGQGEQQNIAFDALAAHLATCVVQG, encoded by the coding sequence GTGAGCAAGTCTCTACAAGCCATTCGCGGCATGAACGACATCCTGCCGGAGCAGACGCCCTTGTGGCGTTACTTCGAGAATACTGTCGCGCGCCTGCTGGATAACTACGGTTACAAGCAGATCCGCATGCCGATCGTCGAGTTCACCGAGCTGTTCAAGCGCTCCATCGGTGAAGTGACCGACATCGTCGAAAAAGAGATGTACACCTTTGAAGACCGTAACGGCGACTCCCTGACCCTGCGTCCGGAAGGTACTGCCGCGTGCGTGCGCGCCGTGCTTGAGCATGGCCTCACCGGTGCTGGCCAGCCGCAGAAACTGTGGTACATCGGCCCGATGTTCCGCCACGAGCGCCCGCAAAAAGGCCGCTACCGCCAGTTCCACCAGATTGGCCTGGAAGTGTTCAACATCGATGGACCGGACATCGACGCCGAGCTGATCGTGTTGACCTGGCGCCTGTGGGGCCTGCTGGGTATCCGCGATGCAGTCAAGCTTGAACTCAACAGCCTGGGCACCAGCGAATCCCGTGGCCGTTATAAAGTGGCCTTGGTCGAGTACCTCTCGGCTCATCTGGACAAGTTGGACGAAGACAGCCAGCGCCGTCTGAAAACCAACCCATTGCGCGTACTGGATACCAAGAACGCCGACACTCAGGCCGTACTGGTCGACGCGCCGAAAATGGCCGACTACTTGGACGATGAATCGCGCACGCACTTTGAGGGCCTCAAGGCTCGCTTGGACGCCGCCGGCATTCCCTACGTGATCAACCCGAAGTTGGTGCGCGGCCTCGATTACTACAGCAAGACAGTGTTCGAGTGGGTCACCGACAAGCTCGGCGCCCAGGGCACTGTGTGCGCCGGTGGCCGTTACGACGGCCTGGTCGAGCAGATGGGCGGCAAGCCGACCACCGGTGTAGGTTTCGCTATGGGTATCGAGCGGCTGATCCTGCTGCTGGAAACCCTGGAACAGGTTCCGGAAGAAATCTCTCGTCAGGTGGATGTGTACCTTTGCGCCTTTGGCGAGGCAGCCGAATTGGCGGCCCTGGCCTTGAGCGAAAAAGTGCGTGACCAACTGCCAAACCTGCGCCTGCAGATCAATGCTGGCGCCGGTAGCTTCAAGAGCCAGTTCAAGAAGGCCGACAAGAGCGGTGCGCTGTATGCACTGATCCTCGGCGATGACGAATTGGCCCAGCAAGTGATAGGTTTCAAACCCCTGCGTGGCCAGGGCGAGCAACAGAACATTGCCTTTGATGCGCTCGCTGCGCACTTGGCCACCTGCGTCGTGCAGGGTTGA
- a CDS encoding YfgM family protein produces the protein MSSSDDDQLAEFKDWWQRNGKPLVTGGLLALVVVFGWQAWTKYQANQSQGASIVYQQLLETTLTPDGKPDPAQVADLAGKLKNEFGGSTYAQYGSLFVAKVAVDTGKLDDAAAELKAIADKPTNPTLGEIARQRLAQVLAAQNKADEALKLLDGDADKAFVATREELKGDLLVQLGRTDEANAAYKKAKAALSDEAAVGGLQIKLDDLAKGDA, from the coding sequence GTGTCGAGTTCTGATGATGATCAACTGGCTGAGTTCAAGGACTGGTGGCAGCGTAACGGCAAGCCCCTGGTTACTGGCGGCCTGCTGGCTTTAGTGGTGGTGTTCGGCTGGCAAGCCTGGACCAAGTATCAGGCCAACCAATCCCAAGGCGCCTCGATCGTTTACCAGCAACTGCTGGAAACTACTCTGACGCCAGACGGCAAGCCTGATCCAGCGCAGGTTGCCGACCTGGCCGGCAAGTTGAAAAACGAATTCGGCGGTAGCACGTACGCCCAATACGGCAGCCTGTTCGTCGCGAAAGTTGCGGTCGACACCGGTAAGCTGGATGACGCTGCTGCAGAGCTGAAGGCAATCGCCGACAAGCCGACCAACCCGACCCTGGGTGAAATCGCACGTCAGCGCCTGGCCCAGGTTTTGGCGGCTCAGAACAAGGCCGACGAAGCACTCAAACTGCTCGACGGCGATGCGGACAAGGCATTTGTAGCCACTCGCGAAGAGCTCAAGGGCGACCTGTTGGTCCAATTGGGTCGTACCGACGAAGCCAATGCTGCGTACAAGAAAGCCAAGGCGGCGCTGTCTGATGAAGCGGCGGTCGGTGGCTTACAAATCAAGCTCGACGACTTGGCCAAAGGGGATGCGTGA
- the iscU gene encoding Fe-S cluster assembly scaffold IscU has product MAYSEKVIDHYENPRNVGKMNAEDPDVGTGMVGAPACGDVMRLQIKVNEAGVIEDAKFKTYGCGSAIASSSLATEWMKGKTLDEAVTISNTQLAEELALPPVKIHCSVLAEDAIKAAVRDYKQKKGLI; this is encoded by the coding sequence ATGGCTTACAGCGAAAAGGTCATCGACCACTACGAAAACCCGCGCAACGTCGGCAAGATGAACGCGGAAGACCCTGATGTCGGCACCGGCATGGTCGGCGCTCCGGCGTGCGGCGATGTCATGCGCCTGCAGATCAAGGTCAACGAAGCTGGCGTTATCGAAGACGCCAAGTTCAAGACTTACGGCTGCGGTTCGGCTATCGCCTCCAGCTCCCTGGCGACCGAATGGATGAAAGGCAAGACCCTGGATGAGGCTGTGACTATCAGCAACACCCAGCTGGCCGAAGAACTGGCCCTGCCGCCAGTGAAAATTCACTGCTCCGTACTCGCAGAAGACGCCATCAAGGCGGCCGTTCGCGACTACAAGCAGAAGAAAGGCTTGATCTAA
- the pilW gene encoding type IV pilus biogenesis/stability protein PilW, translated as MPLRLALLLLVTGLATGCVSSGHESPLQTGKGRDEARVAYVQLGLGYLQQGMSEQAKVPLKKALELDSHDADANAALALVFQAQAEPELADQYFKKALASRPADPRLLNNYGSFLFEQKRYDQASRYFQQASADTLYPERSRVFENLGVTSMRLGQRDSARQQLQKALHLNSRQPRALLEMAELSYEDRHYVSARDYYERFSLLSGQNARSLLLGMRLATVHDELDTAVRFGQQLERLYPGTPEYQQYLSEQ; from the coding sequence ATGCCCTTGCGCCTTGCGCTGCTCTTGCTGGTTACCGGTCTTGCGACCGGTTGTGTTTCATCGGGCCATGAGAGCCCTTTGCAAACCGGTAAAGGCCGTGATGAGGCGCGAGTTGCCTACGTGCAACTGGGTTTGGGTTATCTGCAGCAGGGCATGAGCGAACAAGCCAAGGTTCCATTGAAAAAGGCCCTTGAGCTGGACAGCCATGATGCCGACGCCAATGCCGCACTGGCCCTGGTTTTCCAGGCCCAGGCCGAGCCTGAGCTGGCCGATCAGTATTTCAAAAAGGCGCTGGCCTCCCGTCCTGCCGACCCTCGGCTGCTGAACAACTATGGCAGTTTCCTGTTCGAGCAGAAACGTTATGACCAGGCTTCCCGTTATTTCCAGCAAGCCTCTGCGGACACCCTCTACCCAGAGCGTTCGCGGGTGTTCGAGAACCTTGGGGTCACCTCGATGCGCCTCGGCCAGCGCGACAGCGCTCGCCAGCAACTGCAAAAAGCCCTGCACCTGAACAGTCGTCAGCCTCGCGCATTGCTCGAAATGGCTGAGTTGTCTTACGAAGACAGGCATTATGTGTCGGCACGTGACTATTACGAGCGTTTTAGCCTGCTCAGCGGGCAAAATGCACGTAGTCTATTGCTCGGTATGCGCCTGGCGACAGTTCATGACGAACTCGACACGGCCGTACGTTTTGGCCAGCAACTCGAACGACTCTATCCCGGTACGCCGGAATATCAGCAATACCTGTCGGAGCAATGA
- the hscA gene encoding Fe-S protein assembly chaperone HscA has product MALLQIAEPGQSPQPHQRRLAVGIDLGTTNSLVAALRSGLSEPLPDADGQVILPSAVRYHADRVEVGESAKLAASTDPLNTVLSVKRLMGRGLSDVKQLGDQLPYRFVGGESHMPFIDTVQGPKSPVEVSADILKVLRQRAEKTLGGELVGAVITVPAYFDDAQRQATKDAAKLAGLNVLRLLNEPTAAAVAYGLDQHAEGLVAIYDLGGGTFDISILRLTGGVFEVLATGGDSALGGDDFDHAIAGWIITSAGLSADLDPGAQRNLLQTACAAKEALTDAASVEVSYGSWSAQLTREAFDSLIEPMVARSLKACRRAVRDSGIELDDVGAVVMVGGSTRVPRVREAVADAFGRQPLTEIDPDQVVAIGAAIQADTLAGNKRDGGELLLLDVIPLSLGLETMGGLMEKVIPRNTTIPVARAQDFTTYKDGQTAMMIHVLQGERELISDCRSLARFELRGIPAMVAGAAKIRVTFQVDADGLLSVAARELGSGVEASIQVKPSYGLTDGEIAKMLKDSFQYAGDDKVARVLREQQVDAQRLLEAVQGALEADGERLLDAEERMVIDLQMQELAELMKGTDGYAIEQQTKRLSQVTDAFAARRMDQTVKAALAGRNLNEIEE; this is encoded by the coding sequence ATGGCTCTACTGCAAATCGCCGAACCCGGCCAAAGCCCACAACCGCACCAGCGTCGCCTGGCGGTCGGGATTGACCTGGGCACCACCAATTCCCTGGTCGCTGCCTTGCGCAGCGGCCTGTCCGAGCCGCTGCCCGACGCTGATGGCCAGGTCATCCTGCCGTCGGCCGTGCGCTATCACGCGGATCGCGTCGAAGTCGGTGAGTCGGCCAAGCTGGCTGCGTCTACCGATCCCTTGAATACCGTGCTGTCGGTCAAGCGCTTGATGGGTCGTGGTCTGTCCGACGTCAAGCAATTGGGCGACCAACTGCCATACCGTTTTGTCGGCGGCGAATCCCATATGCCGTTCATCGACACTGTCCAGGGGCCGAAAAGCCCGGTGGAAGTGTCGGCCGATATCCTCAAGGTGCTGCGCCAGCGCGCTGAAAAGACCTTGGGTGGCGAACTGGTAGGTGCGGTGATCACGGTTCCAGCGTATTTCGACGATGCCCAGCGCCAGGCTACCAAGGATGCGGCTAAGCTCGCCGGCCTGAACGTGCTGCGCCTGCTCAATGAGCCGACCGCTGCCGCCGTGGCATACGGTCTCGACCAACACGCCGAAGGCCTGGTCGCAATTTACGACCTGGGCGGTGGCACCTTTGATATTTCGATCCTGCGCCTGACCGGCGGTGTGTTTGAGGTACTGGCCACCGGTGGCGACAGTGCCCTGGGCGGCGATGACTTTGACCATGCCATTGCGGGTTGGATCATCACCAGTGCCGGTTTGTCGGCTGACCTTGATCCGGGCGCGCAACGTAACCTGCTGCAAACCGCCTGCGCGGCCAAGGAAGCATTGACTGACGCTGCTTCTGTCGAGGTTTCCTACGGCAGCTGGTCGGCCCAACTGACTCGCGAAGCCTTCGATTCGTTGATCGAACCGATGGTTGCCCGCAGCCTGAAAGCCTGCCGTCGCGCCGTGCGTGATTCCGGTATCGAGTTGGACGACGTGGGTGCTGTGGTCATGGTGGGTGGTTCTACCCGCGTACCGCGTGTTCGGGAAGCAGTGGCTGACGCCTTTGGTCGCCAGCCACTGACCGAGATCGACCCGGATCAAGTCGTGGCCATCGGCGCTGCGATCCAGGCCGATACACTGGCCGGCAACAAGCGCGACGGCGGCGAACTGCTGCTCCTTGACGTGATCCCGCTGTCCTTGGGCCTGGAAACCATGGGCGGCCTGATGGAGAAGGTGATTCCGCGCAACACCACCATCCCCGTCGCCCGCGCCCAGGACTTCACCACCTACAAAGATGGCCAGACGGCCATGATGATTCATGTGCTGCAAGGCGAGCGTGAGCTGATCAGCGACTGCCGCTCCCTGGCGCGTTTCGAATTGCGCGGTATCCCGGCGATGGTCGCGGGTGCGGCGAAGATTCGTGTGACTTTCCAGGTCGATGCCGACGGCCTGCTCAGCGTGGCTGCCCGTGAATTGGGTTCGGGTGTGGAGGCGAGCATCCAGGTCAAACCGTCCTACGGCCTGACCGACGGCGAAATTGCCAAGATGCTGAAGGATTCGTTCCAATATGCCGGTGACGACAAGGTCGCACGTGTACTGCGCGAGCAGCAAGTGGATGCCCAGCGCCTGCTCGAAGCGGTGCAGGGCGCACTTGAAGCCGATGGCGAACGCCTGCTGGATGCCGAAGAGCGCATGGTCATCGACCTGCAGATGCAGGAATTGGCCGAACTGATGAAAGGCACCGATGGTTATGCCATCGAGCAACAGACCAAGCGCCTGTCGCAAGTGACCGATGCCTTTGCCGCCCGCCGTATGGACCAGACGGTCAAAGCCGCCCTGGCGGGACGCAACCTGAATGAAATCGAGGAATAA
- the iscA gene encoding iron-sulfur cluster assembly protein IscA produces MAISMTEAAAQHIRRSLNGRGKGEGIRLGVRTTGCSGLAYVLEFVDEVVEEDQVFESHGEKVIIDPKSLTYLDGTELDFVKEGLNEGFKFNNPNVRGECGCGESFNI; encoded by the coding sequence ATGGCTATCAGCATGACAGAAGCGGCTGCGCAGCACATTCGCCGCTCCCTGAATGGGCGCGGTAAAGGTGAGGGGATTCGTCTGGGTGTTCGCACCACGGGCTGTTCCGGCCTTGCCTACGTGCTGGAGTTTGTCGACGAGGTGGTCGAGGAGGACCAGGTGTTCGAAAGTCACGGCGAGAAAGTGATCATCGACCCTAAGAGCCTGACCTACCTGGACGGCACCGAGCTCGATTTCGTCAAGGAAGGGTTGAACGAAGGCTTCAAGTTCAACAACCCCAACGTACGCGGTGAATGTGGCTGCGGCGAAAGCTTCAACATCTGA
- the hscB gene encoding co-chaperone HscB, translating to MGTPCHFALFELQPSFRLDLEQLATRYRELARGVHPDRFADASEREQRLALEQSASLNEAYQTLKNPPKRARYLLAMNGGELPLEVTVHDPDFLMQQMQWREELEDLQDEADVAGVAVFKRRLKVAQDELNESFAACWDDAAQREQAERLMRRMQFLDKLTYEVRQLEERLDD from the coding sequence GTGGGTACTCCTTGTCATTTCGCTTTATTCGAGCTGCAGCCGAGTTTTCGGCTGGACCTTGAGCAGCTTGCCACGCGCTACCGAGAGTTGGCGCGTGGGGTGCATCCGGACCGGTTCGCTGACGCTTCCGAGCGTGAGCAACGTTTGGCTCTGGAGCAATCGGCCAGCCTCAATGAGGCCTATCAGACGCTGAAAAATCCACCCAAGCGCGCGCGTTACCTGCTCGCGATGAATGGTGGCGAGCTGCCATTGGAAGTCACGGTGCACGATCCGGACTTCCTGATGCAGCAGATGCAGTGGCGTGAAGAGCTCGAAGACTTGCAGGACGAAGCCGATGTGGCCGGTGTCGCTGTCTTCAAGCGTCGTCTGAAAGTGGCCCAGGATGAGCTCAATGAAAGCTTCGCAGCCTGTTGGGATGATGCAGCGCAACGTGAACAGGCCGAACGCCTGATGCGGCGCATGCAGTTCCTCGACAAGCTCACCTACGAAGTGCGCCAACTAGAAGAGCGCCTCGACGATTAA
- the ndk gene encoding nucleoside-diphosphate kinase has product MAVQRTFSIIKPDAVAKNVIGEITTRFEKAGLKVVASKLKQLSKAEAEGFYAEHSARGFFGDLVAFMISGPVVVQVLEGENAIALNRELMGATNPKEAAAGTIRADFAESIDANAVHGSDSEAAAAREISYFFAATEVTAR; this is encoded by the coding sequence ATGGCTGTTCAACGTACTTTCTCCATCATCAAGCCTGACGCTGTTGCAAAAAACGTCATCGGCGAGATCACCACTCGTTTCGAAAAAGCCGGCCTGAAGGTTGTAGCTTCGAAACTCAAGCAACTGTCCAAGGCTGAAGCTGAAGGCTTCTACGCTGAGCACAGCGCTCGTGGCTTCTTCGGCGACCTGGTTGCCTTCATGATCTCCGGTCCTGTTGTTGTTCAGGTTCTGGAAGGCGAAAACGCTATCGCTCTGAACCGTGAGCTGATGGGCGCTACCAACCCTAAAGAAGCTGCTGCCGGCACCATCCGTGCTGACTTCGCTGAATCCATCGACGCCAACGCTGTACACGGCTCGGACTCCGAAGCTGCCGCTGCTCGCGAAATCTCGTACTTTTTCGCTGCTACTGAAGTAACCGCTCGCTAA
- the iscX gene encoding Fe-S cluster assembly protein IscX — MSLKWVDVQEIAIQLAEAHPEVNPLTVNFVKLRNLVMALPDFDDIPDRGGEKVLEAIQGLWIEEAD; from the coding sequence ATGAGCCTGAAATGGGTTGATGTACAAGAAATCGCTATACAACTTGCTGAAGCTCATCCTGAGGTCAATCCTCTGACTGTCAACTTCGTCAAGCTGCGCAATCTGGTGATGGCGCTGCCGGACTTCGATGACATCCCTGATCGGGGTGGCGAGAAGGTCCTGGAGGCGATTCAAGGCCTGTGGATCGAAGAAGCAGACTGA
- the rlmN gene encoding 23S rRNA (adenine(2503)-C(2))-methyltransferase RlmN: MTTSTVKTNLLGLTQPEMEKFFDSIGEKRFRAGQVMKWIHHFGVDDFDAMTNVSKALRDKLKAIAEVRGPEVVSEDISTDGTRKWVVRVASGSCVETVYIPQGKRGTLCVSSQAGCALDCSFCSTGKQGFNSNLTAAEVIGQVWIANKSFGSVPATVDRAITNVVMMGMGEPLLNFDNVIAAMHLMMDDLGYGISKRRVTLSTSGVVPMIDELAKHIDVSLALSLHAPNDALRNQLVPINKKYPLKMLLESCQRYMATLGEKRVLTIEYTMLKDINDKVEHAVEMIELLKNTPCKINLIPFNPFPHSGYERPSNNAIRRFQDQLHQAGYNVTVRTTRGEDIDAACGQLVGQVLDRTRRSERYIAVRELNAAEDMPQIAVNRI; the protein is encoded by the coding sequence ATGACTACATCGACTGTTAAAACCAACCTGCTGGGGCTGACCCAGCCGGAAATGGAGAAATTCTTCGACTCAATCGGGGAGAAGCGTTTCCGTGCCGGTCAGGTAATGAAATGGATTCACCATTTTGGCGTCGACGATTTCGACGCCATGACGAACGTCAGCAAGGCCCTGCGCGACAAGCTCAAGGCTATTGCTGAAGTCCGTGGTCCCGAAGTGGTCAGCGAGGACATTTCCACCGACGGCACCCGTAAGTGGGTGGTGCGCGTGGCGTCCGGCAGCTGCGTCGAGACCGTGTACATTCCCCAGGGCAAACGCGGCACTTTGTGCGTTTCGTCCCAGGCAGGCTGTGCCCTGGATTGCAGTTTCTGCTCCACCGGCAAGCAAGGCTTCAATAGCAACCTCACCGCCGCCGAAGTCATCGGCCAGGTGTGGATTGCCAACAAATCCTTTGGCAGCGTCCCGGCGACCGTCGACCGTGCCATCACCAACGTGGTGATGATGGGCATGGGTGAGCCGTTGCTGAACTTCGACAACGTCATTGCGGCCATGCACCTGATGATGGACGACCTGGGCTACGGCATCTCCAAGCGCCGTGTGACCCTGTCGACCTCCGGCGTGGTACCGATGATCGATGAGCTGGCCAAGCACATCGACGTCTCCCTGGCGTTGTCGCTGCATGCACCCAATGACGCATTGCGTAACCAATTGGTGCCGATCAACAAGAAGTATCCGCTTAAGATGCTGCTCGAATCTTGCCAGCGTTATATGGCGACCTTGGGTGAAAAGCGCGTGCTGACCATTGAGTACACCATGCTCAAGGACATCAACGACAAGGTCGAGCACGCGGTCGAGATGATCGAGTTGCTCAAGAACACTCCGTGCAAGATCAACCTGATCCCGTTCAACCCGTTTCCCCATTCTGGCTACGAGCGGCCGAGCAACAACGCCATCCGCCGTTTCCAGGATCAACTGCACCAGGCCGGTTATAACGTCACTGTGCGTACCACCCGTGGTGAAGACATTGATGCGGCCTGTGGTCAATTGGTAGGACAGGTGCTGGATCGCACCCGTCGCAGCGAACGTTATATCGCCGTGCGTGAACTGAATGCCGCCGAAGATATGCCGCAGATCGCTGTGAATCGAATCTGA
- the fdx gene encoding ISC system 2Fe-2S type ferredoxin, translating to MPQVIFLPHAEHCPDGMVVEAETGKSILEVAHDNHIEIESACGGVCACTTCHCIIREGFNTLEEADELEEDFLDRAWGLEAHSRLSCQAKVGTEDITVEIPKYSLNHAAEAPH from the coding sequence ATGCCGCAGGTCATTTTTCTGCCACACGCCGAGCACTGCCCGGACGGTATGGTCGTGGAGGCTGAGACCGGCAAGTCCATTCTCGAAGTTGCCCATGACAACCACATCGAGATCGAAAGCGCCTGCGGCGGTGTGTGCGCCTGCACCACCTGCCACTGCATCATTCGCGAGGGGTTCAACACCCTGGAAGAAGCGGACGAGCTGGAAGAGGACTTTCTTGATCGTGCCTGGGGCCTGGAGGCGCATTCGCGTCTAAGCTGTCAGGCAAAGGTCGGGACTGAGGACATCACCGTCGAAATTCCGAAGTATTCGCTCAACCATGCGGCCGAAGCGCCGCATTGA
- the ispG gene encoding flavodoxin-dependent (E)-4-hydroxy-3-methylbut-2-enyl-diphosphate synthase, producing MHGESPIKRRVSRKIWVGSVPVGGDAPIAVQSMTNSDTNDVAATVAQINRLEAAGVDIVRVSVPDMDAAEAFGRIKQLVKVPLVADIHFDYKIALRVAELGVDCLRINPGNIGREDRVRAVVDAARDRGIPIRIGVNAGSLEKDLQKKYGEPTPAALVESALRHVEHLERLNFQDFKVSVKASDVFMAVEAYRLLAKEIVQPLHLGITEAGGLRSGTVKSAVGLGMLLAEGIGDTIRISLAADPVEEVKVGYDILKSLRLRSRGINFIACPSCSRQNFDVVKTMNDLELRLEDLLVPLDVAVIGCVVNGPGEAKEAHVGLTGGTPNLIYIDGKPAQKLTNDNLVDELERLIREKAAEKVAADAALIARG from the coding sequence ATGCACGGCGAATCTCCAATCAAACGTCGCGTATCGCGCAAGATCTGGGTCGGCTCGGTGCCGGTGGGCGGCGACGCCCCCATCGCCGTACAGAGCATGACCAACAGCGACACCAACGATGTAGCCGCCACCGTGGCCCAGATCAACCGTCTGGAAGCCGCCGGCGTCGACATCGTTCGGGTTTCGGTGCCGGACATGGACGCCGCCGAAGCCTTCGGCCGCATCAAGCAACTGGTCAAGGTGCCGTTGGTTGCCGACATTCACTTCGACTACAAGATCGCGTTGCGCGTAGCCGAACTGGGCGTCGATTGCCTGCGTATCAACCCGGGCAACATCGGTCGTGAAGACCGTGTGCGCGCTGTGGTGGATGCTGCCCGTGATCGTGGCATTCCGATCCGCATCGGCGTCAACGCCGGTTCCCTGGAAAAAGACCTCCAAAAGAAATACGGCGAGCCTACCCCGGCGGCGCTGGTTGAGTCGGCACTGCGCCACGTTGAACACCTTGAACGCTTGAATTTCCAGGACTTCAAGGTCAGCGTAAAGGCCTCCGACGTGTTCATGGCAGTAGAAGCCTATCGCCTGCTGGCCAAGGAAATCGTGCAGCCGTTGCACCTGGGTATCACCGAAGCTGGCGGTTTGCGCTCAGGCACAGTGAAATCTGCGGTGGGTCTCGGTATGCTGCTCGCCGAAGGGATTGGCGATACTATCCGCATCTCGTTGGCGGCAGACCCGGTAGAGGAAGTAAAAGTCGGCTACGACATTCTCAAATCCCTGCGTTTGCGTTCCCGTGGCATCAACTTCATTGCCTGCCCGAGTTGCTCGCGGCAGAACTTCGACGTGGTGAAAACCATGAACGACCTGGAGTTACGCCTCGAAGACCTGCTGGTACCGCTGGATGTTGCGGTGATCGGCTGCGTGGTCAACGGGCCGGGTGAAGCCAAGGAAGCCCATGTGGGCTTGACCGGCGGTACACCGAACCTGATTTACATCGACGGCAAGCCGGCGCAGAAGTTAACGAATGACAATCTGGTGGATGAGCTCGAAAGACTGATCCGCGAGAAAGCGGCCGAAAAGGTCGCCGCTGACGCAGCGCTGATCGCGCGCGGCTAA
- a CDS encoding RodZ family helix-turn-helix domain-containing protein gives MKAAHPEVVAANRVNPGDTLRQARESNGWSLAEVALKLNLTTTSLANLEAGAFDKLPGHTFARGYIRAYAKLLGIDQALLVQEFDQFTGTNSQGSSVHGLGRIEEPVRVSHTILRVVSLLLLIAVIGGGFVWWQDQTSQRTKDLTSNALEHVEVESADGTTQIHPLDEPEDQAVAEGQAAPEAPLATEQPLPETAPAANAAVPAPATAATPAAPVVAQAHTPAVPAPAAPAPAVPAVPAISPPTTPVLIAGDGRVQITFIADCWTQVTDGNGKVLFSGLKRKGDTLDQGGKPPLTLRLGYARGAQVAYNGQPVDVAPFTSGETARLKLGQ, from the coding sequence ATGAAAGCGGCGCACCCGGAAGTTGTAGCAGCTAATCGCGTAAACCCAGGCGACACCTTGCGTCAGGCCCGCGAAAGCAATGGTTGGTCGCTGGCAGAAGTGGCTCTCAAGCTCAATTTGACCACTACGTCCCTGGCCAACCTTGAAGCCGGCGCGTTCGATAAACTGCCTGGGCATACATTCGCCCGTGGTTATATCCGTGCCTATGCCAAGTTGCTGGGGATCGATCAGGCCCTACTGGTCCAGGAATTCGATCAGTTCACCGGTACCAACTCCCAAGGCAGCAGTGTTCATGGCCTGGGTCGTATCGAGGAGCCGGTGCGGGTTTCCCACACCATTTTGCGAGTTGTCAGCTTGTTGCTGCTGATCGCGGTGATCGGCGGTGGGTTTGTCTGGTGGCAAGACCAGACGTCCCAGCGCACCAAAGATCTGACCAGCAACGCCTTGGAGCACGTCGAAGTCGAAAGCGCCGACGGCACCACCCAGATTCATCCGCTGGATGAGCCTGAAGATCAGGCCGTTGCCGAAGGCCAAGCCGCGCCCGAAGCCCCGCTCGCTACCGAACAGCCTCTGCCGGAAACCGCCCCTGCTGCGAACGCTGCAGTGCCTGCTCCGGCAACAGCTGCAACACCGGCCGCCCCCGTTGTTGCCCAGGCGCATACGCCGGCAGTTCCTGCACCAGCGGCTCCTGCCCCAGCTGTTCCGGCAGTACCTGCTATTTCACCGCCCACCACGCCGGTATTGATTGCTGGTGATGGCCGCGTGCAAATTACCTTCATTGCCGACTGCTGGACGCAAGTCACCGATGGCAATGGCAAAGTGCTGTTTAGCGGTCTGAAGCGTAAGGGAGATACGCTCGACCAAGGCGGCAAGCCTCCTCTGACGCTGCGTCTGGGCTATGCCCGTGGCGCGCAAGTGGCCTACAACGGTCAGCCTGTGGACGTGGCGCCGTTCACCAGTGGCGAGACCGCTCGCCTCAAGTTGGGACAATAG